One segment of Primulina tabacum isolate GXHZ01 chromosome 14, ASM2559414v2, whole genome shotgun sequence DNA contains the following:
- the LOC142523997 gene encoding uncharacterized protein LOC142523997, producing the protein MADGAVSIAMITFLLSTLLLSSIPEVAICTSPSPLIKDVCGSTAKEVKLDPKICAETLVSEPRVVAASNLVSMSIALIEAGISNATKTRSYVQKMLKRRGLKPDYKYVLQQCDSGYEHFGWSFASALGEVKEGEYDTATYDIKVGYTDNIDECRNALSSKNVKDGAISRGNAFLFLIGEVGFNTVDRLPSH; encoded by the coding sequence ATGGCTGATGGGGCTGTTTCAATAGCTATGATCACCTTTCTCTTGTCGACCCTTCTTCTTTCCTCGATTCCCGAAGTTGCTATCTGCACTTCTCCGTCGCCCCTTATCAAAGATGTGTGTGGTAGTACCGCCAAGGAGGTTAAACTTGACCCTAAGATCTGCGCCGAAACTCTTGTATCCGAACCTCGTGTTGTAGCTGCATCAAATCTGGTGAGTATGTCGATTGCTCTAATCGAGGCCGGGATCTCAAATGCAACGAAGACACGGTCTTATGTGCAAAAAATGCTCAAAAGGCGCGGATTAAAACCAGATTACAAATATGTATTGCAACAGTGTGACAGTGGATACGAACACTTTGGTTGGTCATTTGCAAGTGCTCTGGGTGAAGTTAAAGAAGGGGAGTACGACACAGCAACCTATGACATCAAAGTTGGGTATACAGATAATATAGATGAATGTCGAAATGCTCTGAGTTCCAAGAACGTTAAAGATGGTGCGATTTCGAGAGGGAATGCCTTTCTCTTTCTGATTGGAGAAGTTGGATTCAACACCGTCGACCGTCTTCCTTCGCATTAA